ATGTTATCTGTTCATGACAGTCACGTTCATGGAGCTTGTTAGTACGCCAAGTTATCTACTATCACGCACTAGCAGCACCCTGTCACAACAATCTGTCCGTGGATCGGTGGGAGTAGCTCATCCAAACACGCAATCTCCAGGCAACAAGGACAGCCAAACCCACTACCCACCAAAAAACAGACCTTCACCGTGAGAAGTAAGACATGGAACCAGAGACGAAGGTCACCCCGGAGATGCACCTGGCTAACTAGCAAGCTAACGTTGTGGTTATCCGTCTCAACTGTAATGTCTATCTAACTGCCCGTTGGTGAAATCAATGGCCGATGTCACAAGAGGCAAACTTTGTAGCTAGACATAACCAAACAAACTGTAGAAAATCATCTGTTCCATACAGTTTATCCATCAAGCAAGTTTTAACAGATATGTATACTGACATAACTAAAACCACGAACCACTAAATTGGAGTCGAAAAATAAGGAAGAAAGAGATGCATTTCAAAAACGATAATATTAAATGCATGCGTTTTAGAAATGTAGTCGATACTactacaaaaaaaagttttagccAGGACACCAAAAGCAGGGACAGGGGCACACATCTTAATGCTCATTCATCCATACATAGTTAATCTGTCTGATTTGATAGGAAGTCTACACGTTTTGTAAACATTGGACATGCAATCATAGGTACAACTTAGCACTCGATTATGTTGGTCTGGCACTGGAGTTCAGAGTTCACGAGTGTCTGTCTACCACAACAGATCGACACGTGTAGACAGGAAAACTGTAAGTATTTAGCATAAGAAATGCATAAAAACACTTAAATTAACTGTCATAAATGCATTAGCCTACGCTTTATTAGTCAAGCCTTCAGTTATAGCACATGGCACTGTTTTAGATCATATAGCAACATGATAGTAACTAAGCTAGCTATAACTAGCCTAGCTTTAGCATGCACCTAGAAGTGTGCAGTATGTTCATCACTTATTTTTCCTTTAAGATGAATATACTCACATTAATTTGCTGATTTCGCTCAATCATTCGTCAGCCTATTTGAATAAAAGTTACCTAATGCCTGCATAATTGACTAGCCGACCTATCTATGCTACTTGTTGACCAagtcctctccctctttataGCTGGTCAGGCTCCAGCTATGACTGCCATATACTCGGGTATATACTCGAAACTTAAGAACCCCCGAACTCCCTGGGAGGACAAACTGAAGCTTGCCCGCTTCGCATGGATCTCGAATCAATGTGTATTGCCTAACAAGGAACAGGTCAGTTACTGTTGTTTTCTGCCAAACGCTCACATAGAGAATTCTCCTTATTCTGTTAAGACGCTCAATAGTTCGTTTGAGTTAACGTTTAGCCGTTGCTTGGCTATAAAGAAAGAGTTCGTTGAGTACTATTCGTCTAGGATGGTTCTGTGTCCTCATTGTTGCAGGTGCTTTTTGATTGGACGAGTCATGCGCTGACATGCTACTACAACAAGAAGGCAGAGCTGCCACAGGAAGTAGTGGAGGGCCTGTGGACCTACCTGGACAACATTCTGCACAGCAAGAGGCTACAACATGTCCTAAGTCAAGGGAAAACTGTCAGCATTCGTCAGCCATTAGCACAAGTTAGTGGCTGTTTTATTATTTACTTGATTATATACTCTGCTCTTATAACTTCAATGCTATTGAAGTTtgctatttacatttattcattttttagcagacacttttatccaaagcgacttccaagagagaggtttacaaaaagtgcattttCAATGTTTCTTGACTGAACCCTATCTTTCCATCTTTTGCCAGGTTATTATTGACCGTATCCAGGAGTTTACCTCTGGTGTGTCTACAGGGCTTTCCCCTGTGGCTGTGTCCACTGTGCTGAGCTGCTGCCAGAGCATTCTATCCTCCACAGTCCTTGCTGCCACCTTCACCACCAAGTATGAGTTGTTGGTGGATCTGCTGGCCAAGCACTGCTTCCTGGCCTCTTCCAAGCTCCACCAACCAGCAGCAGAGCCCCCGATGGCCCAGGATCAACCAATGACAGATTCCCCggtcccccagcctcagccaatCGCAGAGCAACTGGCTCCTCAGATGTTTGAAGTCCTTTTCCAGGTGTTAAGCAGCTACCTGGTGGTCCAGAAGCAGCAAGGCAATCCCACCCGTGTCTTCTCCCATGTGTCATCCCACCTtctgcagcctctcctcctcctccgccactTGTTGACCTCGCGAGCCTGGACTCCCCAGGATGACCCCCGATTGCGGCAACAGCTGAGCAGGGACATCCGGATCAAGATAGATGCCATCTTGCAATCTGCCCTCTTCCCGCCTGAACATCTTCCAGCCTATCGGGAAGAGCTAACCCCAGCCAAAAAAGGTACTAGGACGGTCGGTAAAAAAGGACCAGCAGGGAAGGGCGTTCTCTCACCGGTCAGCTCCATCCTCACCAAACTGTGTGCCGAGGGGTATTGTGATCCGGACCTCCACTACATTGTCAAATCCAGCTCCCTTCCCCTGCTCTTCAAGTTCTCTCTGGACGCCTATTGCAAAGGTGGAAATGAGAAGATGCTCTGCTTCCTTGTGCTGACCCGTCTGGTCACAGGACTAGATTTTGACCTCTCAGACCAGCTGACTGTCAGTGAGGTGTTCCAGCCTGACAACTGGAGTCTGGCCATGCTGGCATTGGAGAGTCTACTCAACCTGTGTCAGTCTGGAGACATCTACAATGTAGCCTCAGACAGGATCCAACATGGAGAAGCCCAGTTTACCTTCTACAGGAAGGTGGTTGAGCTGTTGTTAAACCAGCCCCAACCCGGGATTGCAGCCTGGTATCGCTGCCTCAAGGCTATACTAAATCTAAACCACCTTATCCTAGAACCAGACTTGGATGAGCTGCTATCCATTGCCTGGGTGGACTCCGAATCCCTTGATTCCCGAGTAAGGAAGGCCCGAGAGTCCCTGGTCTCCGCCGTCTTCCAGATCTATACCAAGCTTCGCCAGCTACCCCGGCTGTTCCAGGAGCTGCTGAATGTCCTGTGCCGCCCTGCAGTCGACCACCTCCGGCTTCCTCTCCTATCCAGAGCAACACATCAAGCCCTTGCTGCCTGTCTGCTGGACACTCCTGTGAGCCAGAGCTTGGAGGTTTGCAGCCAGATCCTGGAGAGCATTCAGACCTTCATCATCCCAGACTTGGAGGAAAATGAAGACATGGCGCTGAAACTCTTCTCTCTTAGCGGGTTGCTGTTCTCTGTCTTGTTCAGTGTGAAGACATTAGACAGCAGCAGTCCTATGCTGGCGGTCAGACAGACCCAGTCTGTGATGGAGGAGATGCTCCAGGTTGTAAATGCCATTTTAGAACAAGTCCCAGAGCACACAGCAAGGGAGCTGTGGGTTGAGAAAACCCAGGAGGCAGGCCTTCTCCTCAGGTACACCTGGATGGAGACGAACACTCTCTTCCAGATTCACTGTAGTAAGTACACATCTTCGGGTTCagaaccagacccagacctCTCCGGCCCATTAGACTCCATATTGAGTCTTCTTTCAGATGTGATAGTGACAAACAGTGGCCGGTTCTCCCTGTCAGACCAGAATCACACCCCTATGAGCCGTATCCTACTGAAACTGCTTACTATCCAGCATATGAAGAAAGTCCTCTCATTGAACGAGCTCCTGGCCCAGTCCAGCACGTCTGAGATCCTCTGCAAAGCCACCCAGTCCATAATCGGGAAAGAGGACAAGCAGCTGCCAGAGTCTAACAAGCCACTCTGGGATGGCCAGATCACCAGTGTAGATGCCAGCAGCTACCCTGTTGCAAACTGCTACTTGGTGACCTCTAACCTGCCTCTCCTCGCTCCTTACATCTCTGAGGGTGATGTGAGTCATTTGGCCTGTGTTCTTCTCAGCTCTCTGCTTGACACACAAGCAGGCGACACAGCAGAGAAGCACATCTCAATCCCTTTCATCTCCAGACAGCTGCTAGAGAGCCCCCTATTGGTGGAGACACCTACGCTCTGTTCCGCCCTTGTCAGGTCACTCACACAAAGAATTGTTAGAGTCCTCGGAGCGTCCGACACCGCATCTGTCTGTCCACCACTGAAGACGTTCTGTGAAGTATCTGGTGCAGTTACTGGAAACACAGAAAATGTATCTGTCACTCAAGTGAAAGGAGATGCCATGGATGAATGCTCTGCTCCTCAGAAGAGACTTGAGGCTGTCGCCCAGGAGTTACTGTGTCCCAATAAGGACGAtgcttctgtgtctctgtctgaaaCCCTCACAGCAGAACTTCTCAGTATACTTCAGATTGTTCGAACTCTAAACCCAGATGGGATGTCCTCTGAAGACTTCTCAGAGCTGTTCCTGCTGCTCTTCCTCAAAGTGAAGCAAGTGCAGCCTTGCTGTGATGTCAACCCTGCTTCCATAGTACAGTTGCTGGGAGAGCTTCTCAGTCTAATGGGAACTCTGTTGGCGGGAAGGAACTCCCATTGTGTTCTGAAGATCATCCACGGAAGCAGCCTACTAGAAGCAACCATGACTGCTTTGTTCTCCCATAGCAACCAAGGCCTGTTTCTGACCCTGGacagctctgattggctggccttCCTCAGGTCCCTGCAAGACTTCATACAATCTCTGATCCATCTGATCATCCACAGGAAGAGCAGCGTCCGTCTCAACCTGGAGAAGTTCACCACCTTTATGTTGGACAGTGAGGTGGCAGTGAGGTCGGCATCAGTCGTTCCTGCTCAGTCTGATACTAAGGGCCTGTTTTCCTCTCACCTGCTGCTGGCCTGCTTGACCTCGATGGGCCAGGCAATGACCTCTGCAATGGGGAAGAGCAAACCACTGGACGAGACTTTAGGCCAGCTACTGGAGAGGATCAACGCGGTGCTGGGTCCCGCTGTCCAAATAAGCCTGCAGGCCCAAACAGGCAGTCTGTTGCGCCAGGCCTTCTTTGTGGACGTGGTGACTGGAATGGTCCGCAGCCAGCTGGCCACCAGCCCACAGGAGAGCAATAAAGAGGTCAGCCTCAGTCACATGCCCATGTACAGCAGCTTCTGCCAGCAGATCCTCCGAGAGCTTTGTCCTGCCCCTCGCCCGATGGACTTCCTGGTCTCATCGCTCCAGTTCCTGGGGCAGTATTACTGTGCAATGGAGAGGTGGAAATCAGCCGAACTGGATGAGCTATTTGTTCAGGTTCTACAGAAAGTCGTCAAACTCCTGGGAGGTACGTGGCCCTCTTAA
This DNA window, taken from Osmerus eperlanus chromosome 6, fOsmEpe2.1, whole genome shotgun sequence, encodes the following:
- the urb2 gene encoding unhealthy ribosome biogenesis protein 2 homolog, with the protein product MTAIYSGIYSKLKNPRTPWEDKLKLARFAWISNQCVLPNKEQVLFDWTSHALTCYYNKKAELPQEVVEGLWTYLDNILHSKRLQHVLSQGKTVSIRQPLAQVIIDRIQEFTSGVSTGLSPVAVSTVLSCCQSILSSTVLAATFTTKYELLVDLLAKHCFLASSKLHQPAAEPPMAQDQPMTDSPVPQPQPIAEQLAPQMFEVLFQVLSSYLVVQKQQGNPTRVFSHVSSHLLQPLLLLRHLLTSRAWTPQDDPRLRQQLSRDIRIKIDAILQSALFPPEHLPAYREELTPAKKGTRTVGKKGPAGKGVLSPVSSILTKLCAEGYCDPDLHYIVKSSSLPLLFKFSLDAYCKGGNEKMLCFLVLTRLVTGLDFDLSDQLTVSEVFQPDNWSLAMLALESLLNLCQSGDIYNVASDRIQHGEAQFTFYRKVVELLLNQPQPGIAAWYRCLKAILNLNHLILEPDLDELLSIAWVDSESLDSRVRKARESLVSAVFQIYTKLRQLPRLFQELLNVLCRPAVDHLRLPLLSRATHQALAACLLDTPVSQSLEVCSQILESIQTFIIPDLEENEDMALKLFSLSGLLFSVLFSVKTLDSSSPMLAVRQTQSVMEEMLQVVNAILEQVPEHTARELWVEKTQEAGLLLRYTWMETNTLFQIHCSKYTSSGSEPDPDLSGPLDSILSLLSDVIVTNSGRFSLSDQNHTPMSRILLKLLTIQHMKKVLSLNELLAQSSTSEILCKATQSIIGKEDKQLPESNKPLWDGQITSVDASSYPVANCYLVTSNLPLLAPYISEGDVSHLACVLLSSLLDTQAGDTAEKHISIPFISRQLLESPLLVETPTLCSALVRSLTQRIVRVLGASDTASVCPPLKTFCEVSGAVTGNTENVSVTQVKGDAMDECSAPQKRLEAVAQELLCPNKDDASVSLSETLTAELLSILQIVRTLNPDGMSSEDFSELFLLLFLKVKQVQPCCDVNPASIVQLLGELLSLMGTLLAGRNSHCVLKIIHGSSLLEATMTALFSHSNQGLFLTLDSSDWLAFLRSLQDFIQSLIHLIIHRKSSVRLNLEKFTTFMLDSEVAVRSASVVPAQSDTKGLFSSHLLLACLTSMGQAMTSAMGKSKPLDETLGQLLERINAVLGPAVQISLQAQTGSLLRQAFFVDVVTGMVRSQLATSPQESNKEVSLSHMPMYSSFCQQILRELCPAPRPMDFLVSSLQFLGQYYCAMERWKSAELDELFVQVLQKVVKLLGASWLPVCEVAELDEPVEELLHHLLARSTPERFHLLLLLLKDGLDTAQIRAGAHREVLSAVILTRLLSGCQLPEACCKALWLLTPQLISTLVFIVQESRKDVALTSDLTVPVLTTLTALLRRGEGSLSNPHHVTIVLGAIEFVPLNQLPLPVYHDVFHAIHETLFAIIQCHPQVMLKAAPIFLNAFYRLVASIIKEGRQKGESDRGGGGDGEELLRCARLVERMYSHVATTAEGFTLLSSFIVAQYVTELQKVTLRPDIKSHLTEGVYRILDMCVERDVKFLSSSLQMGVREVFNDLYSSYTHYHKTQRQGEEKYTA